A portion of the Candidatus Cloacimonadota bacterium genome contains these proteins:
- the ffh gene encoding signal recognition particle protein produces MFSSLSERLDSIFRNLKGSGYLTEQNIKDSMREIRLALLEADVNFKIVKKFIAEVESRAVGAEVMKSLTPGQQIVKIVHEQLIALMDTEGFEMKVYNNKLTKIMMVGLQGSGKTTACAKLAAMYRKKGIKPMMVACDVYRPAAIEQLKVLGRQIDIPVVADESKDVLVIAEKALKEAYTAFTNLLIFDTAGRLHIDEEMMNEVARLKDHVKPDYIFFVADAMTGQDAVTVANEFYDKLKFDGVILTKLDGDARGGAALSIKAVTGRPLAFMGTGEKIPDLEVFHADRMASRILGMGDVLSLIEKAEESLNAAEEEKLARKMLKNQFTLNDFLKQLQSIKKMGPLESIIKMIPGIGSKLPADLKIDDNALKHVEAIIQSMTNMEREKPEILNGSRRLRISKGCGRPVMEVNRLMRQFEDMKKMMKKMNSPKGMKQLESMMKGQQ; encoded by the coding sequence ATGTTTAGCAGCCTGTCCGAACGCCTGGACTCCATATTTCGCAACCTGAAAGGTAGTGGCTACCTTACCGAGCAGAACATCAAAGACAGTATGCGCGAGATTCGTCTAGCGTTGCTTGAAGCGGATGTGAATTTCAAGATCGTAAAGAAATTCATAGCAGAAGTAGAGAGCAGGGCAGTAGGCGCTGAAGTCATGAAATCCCTTACTCCTGGCCAGCAAATCGTAAAGATCGTTCATGAACAACTCATTGCCCTGATGGACACTGAGGGCTTTGAAATGAAGGTCTATAACAATAAACTCACAAAAATTATGATGGTGGGATTGCAAGGTTCCGGCAAAACCACGGCTTGCGCGAAACTGGCTGCTATGTATCGCAAAAAAGGGATTAAGCCGATGATGGTGGCATGCGATGTCTATCGTCCTGCTGCTATCGAACAGCTCAAAGTACTTGGCCGTCAGATCGATATCCCCGTTGTTGCCGACGAGAGCAAAGATGTCCTGGTGATTGCGGAAAAAGCCCTTAAAGAAGCCTATACTGCATTTACCAATCTTCTCATTTTCGATACTGCCGGACGCTTGCACATCGATGAAGAAATGATGAATGAGGTAGCGCGTCTGAAAGACCATGTGAAGCCCGATTATATCTTCTTTGTAGCTGATGCTATGACCGGACAGGATGCCGTGACGGTTGCCAATGAATTCTATGATAAATTAAAGTTCGACGGTGTAATACTCACCAAGCTGGATGGAGATGCCCGCGGAGGTGCAGCGCTGTCCATTAAAGCTGTAACCGGTAGGCCTTTGGCCTTTATGGGAACCGGCGAGAAGATCCCCGATCTGGAAGTGTTTCATGCAGATAGGATGGCTTCACGCATCCTCGGTATGGGCGATGTGCTCAGCCTCATCGAAAAAGCGGAAGAAAGCCTGAACGCTGCAGAAGAAGAAAAGCTTGCCCGCAAGATGTTGAAGAACCAGTTTACCTTAAACGACTTTCTAAAACAGCTTCAAAGTATCAAGAAAATGGGTCCGTTGGAGTCCATCATCAAGATGATTCCAGGGATCGGCTCAAAGCTGCCTGCAGATCTGAAAATCGATGATAATGCCTTAAAACACGTGGAAGCTATCATCCAATCCATGACTAATATGGAGCGTGAGAAGCCGGAAATTTTGAACGGAAGCAGAAGACTGCGCATTTCCAAGGGTTGTGGACGTCCCGTAATGGAAGTGAACCGCTTGATGCGTCAATTTGAAGACATGAAAAAAATGATGAAAAAGATGAACAGTCCCAAAGGTATGAAACAGTTGGAATCCATGATGAAGGGACAGCAGTAG
- a CDS encoding SMP-30/gluconolactonase/LRE family protein, with protein MKKKYIILIIVILAIVAALIYVLAGGKDNYLNKPESVAYDSVGERFLISNVGDGSIVAMDNQGQYSEFIKEGFEAPKGLLLVGDLLYVTDPAQIHVVSVSEAKIIESYPINDAVGLNDIAMDEYGKLYITDTPGNSVFVYDPQSKTQQRISHELISAPNGIIYDRPRWQMFIVGNKEQSPILSLDTRDMSVSIFKDTMYSNLDGIAIDDLGRIYFSSWKEQMIIEIPQEQNRFITDLKGYDSAADIYYHLPSNELIVPMLKQNKIERITLN; from the coding sequence ATGAAAAAAAAATACATCATATTGATAATAGTGATCCTGGCTATCGTAGCAGCATTAATCTACGTACTCGCAGGTGGTAAAGACAACTACTTGAACAAACCCGAGAGTGTGGCTTACGATTCTGTAGGCGAACGCTTCCTGATCTCGAACGTGGGAGACGGCAGCATCGTGGCGATGGATAACCAGGGACAATACAGCGAGTTCATCAAAGAAGGGTTCGAAGCTCCCAAAGGGCTACTGCTGGTAGGTGATTTGCTCTATGTAACCGATCCTGCTCAGATTCATGTGGTGAGCGTTAGCGAAGCCAAGATAATCGAAAGCTACCCCATTAATGACGCGGTGGGTTTGAACGACATCGCTATGGATGAATATGGTAAACTCTATATTACGGACACTCCCGGCAACAGCGTATTCGTGTATGATCCCCAATCCAAGACACAGCAGCGGATTTCTCACGAACTCATCTCAGCGCCAAACGGCATCATCTACGATCGCCCCCGCTGGCAGATGTTCATCGTAGGTAATAAGGAACAATCTCCCATCCTCAGCCTGGACACCCGGGATATGAGCGTCAGTATTTTTAAGGATACCATGTACTCCAATCTGGATGGCATCGCCATTGATGACCTGGGACGTATCTATTTCAGCTCCTGGAAAGAACAGATGATCATCGAAATCCCGCAGGAGCAGAATCGTTTTATCACAGACCTGAAGGGATATGACAGTGCTGCAGACATCTATTATCATCTGCCCTCAAACGAACTGATTGTGCCTATGCTAAAGCAAAACAAAATCGAGCGAATCACCCTTAATTAA